A stretch of the Aspergillus puulaauensis MK2 DNA, chromosome 6, nearly complete sequence genome encodes the following:
- a CDS encoding putative zinc metallopeptidase (COG:F;~EggNog:ENOG410PK4X;~InterPro:IPR032466): MYSRPTPPLKTIHGVRLGGTSAGGPDTTWDVTIEYRPNCPEGVISSVSPNDPPSPSSSSTPLLLPALVHPHVHIDKAFILNTTSYSNSLPSTGSFQEALTSTAKAKAAFTQADIVKRGEWLLADSVASGVTAIRGFVEVDHTVQHTCLNAGLVLKEKWKDACDIQLVSYAQDPIFSTPHGEENRRLIEAAIRDHAPDKLGVLGTTPYVESTIEASKQNIEWAVAAALHNDRHLDFHLDYNLAPLEKDPEPLIWHVLRTLSTLGWTSQKTRKRVMLGHCTRLSLFKKEDWRRLAREVHDNELPVSFVGLPTSDLYMAATPSGNGIGIKSNPRGTLPVLSMINEFGLDAVISVNNVGNAFTPWGSADPLSLACLGVGIYQAGTVSDAELLYECVSTRARAAIGLSSPSQSDPGVCLKQGDCADCLLLYDMDDTGFLEPGTTRARKSTAEVVWDPPVRTSRAVVSRGSVVKRAQLAASEAGFRFVL; the protein is encoded by the coding sequence ATGTATTCTCGACCGACGCCTCCCTTGAAGACAATCCATGGCGTTAGGCTTGGAGGCACATCGGCAGGCGGCCCAGACACCACCTGGGATGTCACCATAGAATATCGTCCCAACTGCCCGGAAGGAGTGATCTCCTCTGTTAGTCCAAAtgatcctccttctccctcctcgtcttcgacacctctccttctcccagccctcgtcCATCCTCACGTTCATATAGACAAAGCCTTCATACTTAACACCACCTCATACAGCAACTCACTGCCCTCAACTGGCTCATTCCAGGAAGCCCTCACCTCCACAGCCAAAGCGAAAGCAGCCTTCACCCAAGCCGACATTGTCAAACGTGGCGAGTGGCTACTCGCTGACTCCGTTGCATCCGGCGTAACAGCCATCCGCGGTTTCGTTGAAGTCGACCACACTGTGCAACACACCTGCCTTAATGCCGGGCTGGTCCTTAAAGAGAAATGGAAAGACGCCTGTGATATCCAACTCGTTTCCTACGCACAAGACCCCATCTTCTCAACTCCACACGGAGAGGAGAATAGACGCCTGATTGAAGCTGCTATCCGGGATCACGCACCAGATAAGCTTGGTGTTCTGGGCACGACACCATACGTGGAATCGACCATCGAAGCTTCAAAACAGAACATCGagtgggctgttgctgcggccTTACATAACGATCGGCACCTCGACTTTCATCTTGACTATAACCTTGCCCCCCTGGAGAAAGATCCGGAACCGCTCATCTGGCATGTTCTGCGGACTCTCTCTACGCTAGGATGGACGTcgcagaagacgaggaaacgCGTAATGTTGGGACACTGTACACGGCTTTCTCTATTCAAGAAAGAAGACTGGAGGCGCCTCGCGCGAGAAGTCCACGATAATGAGCTCCCTGTTAGCTTTGTTGGTCTTCCGACGAGCGATCTCTACATGGCAGCTACGCCCTCTGGTAATGGTATCGGAATAAAGTCTAACCCTAGAGGCACGCTACCTGTTCTCTCCATGATCAATGAATTCGGACTCGATGCAGTGATTAGCGTGAACAATGTCGGGAACGCATTCACGCCCTGGGGCTCTGCGGATCCATTGAGTCTCGCTTGTTTAGGTGTGGGTATTTATCAAGCTGGGACGGTGAGCGACGCGGAGTTACTGTATGAATGCGTGTCTACGCGTGCCCGTGCTGCCATCGGACTGTCTTCGCCATCGCAATCTGATCCCGGCGTGTGTTTGAAACAGGGCGACTGTGCGGATTGTCTGCTGTTGTACGATATGGATGATACTGGCTTTCTCGAACCCGGCACGACTCGGGCTCGGAAGAGCACTGCGGAGGTTGTCTGGGATCCTCCGGTGAGAACGAGTAGAGCGGTTGTTTCTCGGGGCAGCGTGGTGAAGCGCGCGCAGTTGGCTGCTTCTGAAGCTGGTTTTCGGTTTGTACTGTAA
- a CDS encoding uncharacterized protein (COG:S;~EggNog:ENOG410PQKP;~InterPro:IPR019787,IPR019786,IPR011011,IPR001965, IPR013083;~PFAM:PF00628): MSKQNGVSSSLASIEAAPPSGTVTPSTRSAQSHPSALSNTSSTRTLQTPNSSRSGTPSSRVHIPKLSAATTELLARFARDIKGPRQQVLPRDDQAYVSWNPSSSNSVYSNQSTNSRNIDTMRASSTLIELPTAPFVYPTRVEARAVAPNLASAPTPSFNGINGSPTAPNGLTHIAPMPAATSSTLTPTPAGPKVPTRMQLSPEHQPQSSNSINGTPAKIYGPVNIAPKPVTAHPASTLVLAGPQIPGPTRTLSEHQPPSSTSINGTSARPHGSINIIPRPAAIDSISTRTPTGPQAAGHPRLPSEHPSPAAHINGTPARAHGCFNINPGPAVSGSALIPASASPRAPVDIQTPSEPRPPPASATSSTALAPLAPAPTTSNISNGSLTKPSAVIPVKDTSHSRQRRSAGSRKSGCKKRKRGHDSDGEDIIRAADSSSDESNVTPIATQTKSGRQVNRPSLYVPSPLSPAIPRESHNLHGPSDKSQESTRPRKRAPKKGKNTNIICMYCQRGHSPPSNAIVFCDKCSRAWHQHCHDPPIENEVVTVKEKEWLCRECKPVKITILHPTVVRSNPTPSSGPPVHPPLVIPKTEVGGEQFPTNDRRRFLSTLSHAALVEFLLAISDKHPTIPMFPENMKSLPSSNFASSQAVTTASPSQFNASISANNAGPSASIQPISALEGENNGQPNTDPASERTHRGRYHESSDEDSEYEFQEHRLYPRAGNGVRLSKNQEDLDILQEDPACPTFSYALHRALPTITGNVPA, encoded by the coding sequence ATGTCCAAGCAAAATGGGGTTTCTTCATCCCTCGCTTCTATAGAAGCAGCGCCACCAAGCGGAACTGTGACCCCAAGCACTCGTAGTGCGCAGTCGCACCCATCAGCCTTGTCCAACACATCGTCGACTCGAACACTACAGACTCCAAACTCCAGTCGATCCGGTACACCATCTAGTAGAGTCCATATTCCAAAACTTTCGGCAGCCACGACGGAGCTCCTTGCACGGTTCGCCCGTGATATCAAAGGACCACGGCAGCAAGTGCTGCCAAGAGATGATCAAGCATATGTCAGCTggaatccttcttcttcaaactCGGTTTACAGTAACCAAAGTACCAACTCTCGGAATATAGACACAATGagggcttcttcaacacTCATCGAGCTACCAACGGCTCCCTTCGTGTACCCAACCAGGGTGGAGGCGCGAGCTGTGGCCCCAAATCTTGCGTCTGCGCCTACGCCGTCTTTCAACGGTATTAATGGGTCGCCTACCGCACCGAATGGCTTGACTCATATCGCACCGATGCCAGCggcaacatcttcaacattGACACCAACGCCGGCCGGGCCAAAGGTGCCAACCCGCATGCAGTTATCGCCAGAGCATCAACCACAATCATCTAACAGCATTAATGGAACTCCCGCGAAGATTTATGGCCCAGTCAATATCGCTCCTAAACCAGTCACAGCACATCCCGCATCGACACTGGTACTGGCTGGCCCGCAGATCCCAGGCCCTACACGGACGTTATCAGAACAtcaaccaccatcttccactAGCATTAATGGAACTTCAGCGAGACCCCATGGATCAATCAATATCATTCCTAGACCAGCAGCTATTGATTCGATATCAACACGAACACCGACTGGGCCGCAAGCAGCAGGCCATCCACGGCTACCGTCAGAACATCCATCGCCCGCCGCCCACATTAACGGGACTCCTGCAAGGGCCCATGGCtgctttaatataaatcctGGGCCTGCTGTTTCTGGTTCAGCATTAATACCGGCATCAGCTAGCCCGCGAGCTCCTGTAGATATCCAAACACCGTCAGAACCTCGGCCGCCACCTGCATCAGCAACATCGTCAACAGCATTAGCACCACTAGCGCCAGCTCCCACAACTTCAAATATCTCCAATGGGTCGCTAACAAAGCCCTCAGCGGTTATACCAGTCAAGGATACATCTCATTCCCGCCAACGACGAAGTGCCGGGAGTAGAAAAAGTGGATGCAAAAAGCGCAAGCGTGGCCATGATAGcgacggtgaagatatcATTCGAGCGGCGGACTCTAGCTCGGATGAATCAAATGTTACTCCAATCGCAACACAAACGAAATCCGGCCGACAAGTGAACAGACCTTCGCTATATGTTCCTTCACCTCTCTCGCCAGCTATCCCCAGGGAGTCTCATAATCTTCATGGGCCCTCCGACAAATCCCAAGAGTCCACCAGGCCACGAAAACGGGCGCCCAAAAAGGGGAAGAACACGAATATTATATGTATGTATTGCCAGCGTGGCCATAGCCCACCGAGCAATGCTATTGTATTCTGCGATAAATGCAGTCGTGCGTGGCATCAACACTGCCATGATCCGCCCATTGAAAATGAGGTGGTCACggtgaaggaaaaggaatGGCTCTGTCGAGAATGCAAGCCTGTGAAGATTACCATACTCCATCCAACTGTTGTCCGGAGCAATCCAACCCCTAGCTCTGGGCCTCCCGTTCATCCTCCATTAGTGATTCCCAAGACTGAAGTAGGAGGAGAGCAGTTCCCTACGAATGACCGCCGGCGGTTTTTGTCAACATTATCACATGCGGCACTTGTCGAATTCCTTCTTGCTATATCAGATAAACACCCGACTATACCCATGTTCCCTGAAAACATGAAATCATTGCCGTCGTCAAACTTTGCATCATCCCAAGCTGTGACCACAGCAAGTCCTTCTCAATTTAACGCCTCCATCTCAGCGAACAATGCAGGCCCTTCAGCTTCCATACAGCCCATATCAGCTCTTGAGGGAGAGAACAATGGCCAGCCAAATACGGATCCGGCCTCGGAACGCACTCACAGGGGACGTTACCACGAGTCATCGGACGAGGACTCCGAGTATGAATTTCAGGAACACCGTCTCTACCCGCGAGCCGGGAATGGGGTTCGTCTTTCGAAAAACCAGGAAGACCTCGATATTCTACAGGAGGACCCGGCTTGTCCCACGTTCAGCTATGCATTGCACAGAGCTCTGCCCACCATCACGGGGAATGTGCCTGCTTAA
- a CDS encoding CaiB/BaiF CoA transferase family protein (COG:I;~EggNog:ENOG410PGXZ;~InterPro:IPR023606,IPR003673;~PFAM:PF02515;~go_function: GO:0008410 - CoA-transferase activity [Evidence IEA]), whose product MNATFKLQRALAAQRLSPQRSTRGSIFKHATQWRSYSTPLAATDGTLPLQGIRVLDMTRVLAGPYCTQILGDLGADVIKVEHPVRGDDTRAWGPPYAKYKHGADKEGPGESAYYLAVNRNKKSIGLSFQHKSGVNILHRLVKECDVLVENYLPGGLKKYNMDYETLRKINPSLIYASITGYGQTGPYSNRAGYDVMVEAEMGLMHITGSRGGEPVKVGVAVTDLTTGLYTSNAIMAALLARARTGKGQHIDACLSDCQVATLANIASSALISGNKDSGRWGTEHPSIVPYRSYPTRDGDILFGGGNDKLFGVLCDRLGHPEWKSDPRFLTNSDRVKHRPEIDGLIENCAKEKTTQQWLEIMEGSGMPYAAVNDIQGTLNHAHVQARGMVTEIDHPTCGPVKLVNTPVKYSHATPGVRTPPPTLGQHTNEILAEMLHYGEKEISQLKQDGVVS is encoded by the exons AATGCGACATTCAAATTACAGAGGGCATTGGCTGCCCAGCGCCTTAGCCCTCAACGATCGACGAGGGGCAGCATATTCAAACACGCGACACAATGGCGCTCTTATTCAACTCCACTGGCTGCCACCGATGGGACACTGCCCCTGCAGGGTATTAGAGTGCTTGATATGACACGAGTCCTCGCTGGG CCATATTGCACACAAATTCTCGGGGATCTAGG AGCCGACGTGATCAAGGTGGAACATCCTGTGCGGGGAGATGATACTCGAGCGTGGGGTCCACCGTACGCCAAATACAAGCACGGTGCAGACAAGGAGGGCCCTGGCGAGAGTGCTTACTATCTCGCG GTCAACCGCAATAAGAAATCGATCGGTCTCTCGTTCCAGCACAAGTCCGGCGTTAATATTCTACACCGGCTAGTCAAAGAATGCGATGTCCTTGTCGAGAACTACCTTCCAGGAGGTCTCAAGAAGTATAATATGGATTACGAAACACTCCGGAAAATAAACCCTAGCCTGATCTACGCGAGTATCACCGGGTATGGCCAGACCGGGCCGTACAGCAACCGCGCTGGATACGATGTGATGGTGGAAGCCGAGATGGGATTGATGCATATCACTGGAAGCAGAGGTGGCGAGCCTGTCAAGGTTGGTGTGGCCGTCACAGATTTAACAACTGGGCTGTATACGTCCAATGCGATTATGGCTGCATTGCTCGCGCGAGCACGAACCGGCAAGGGGCAGCATATTGATGCATGCCTAAGTGACTGCCAAGTTGCAACTCTTGCCAATATTGCAAGCTCTGCTCTGATTAGTGGAAACAAGGATTCAGGGCGTTGGGGTACCGAGCACC CATCCATTGTGCCATACCGAAGCTATCCAACTCGCGACGGGGATATCTTGTTTGGCGGCGGCAACGACAAGTTATTCGGCGTGTTGTGCGACCGGTTAGGTCACCCCGAATGGAAGTCGGATCCTCGATTCTTGACCAACAGCGACCGCGTGAAGCACCGACCGGAGATTGACGGCTTAATTGAAAACTGCGCCAAGGAAAAGACCACGCAGCAGTGGCTGGAAATCATGGAGGGCAGTGGAATGCCCTATGCTGCTGTCAATGACATCCAAGGGACGTTAAACCATGCACACG TCCAAGCGCGTGGAATGGTCACCGAAATCGATCATCCAACATGCGGTCCCGTCAAATTAGTAAACACGCCGGTCAAGTATTCCCATGCAACCCCTGGCGTACGAACGCCTCCTCCCACCCTCGGACAGCACACCAATGAGATTCTTGCAGAAATGCTGCATTATGGTGAAAAGGAAATTTCTCAACTGAAACAGGATGGGGTCGTATCATAG